A section of the Lepus europaeus isolate LE1 chromosome 10, mLepTim1.pri, whole genome shotgun sequence genome encodes:
- the PTPN1 gene encoding tyrosine-protein phosphatase non-receptor type 1 isoform X1, whose translation MEMEKEFEQIDKAGSWAAIYQDIRHEASDFPCRVAKLPKNKNRNRYRDVSPFDHSRIKLHQEDNDYINASLIKMEEAQRSYILTQGPLPNTCGHFWEMVWEQKSRGVVMLNRVMEKGSLKCAQYWPQREEKEMTFDDTNLKLTLVSEDIKSYYTVRQLELENLTTQETREILHFHYTTWPDFGVPESPASFLNFLFKVRESGSLSPEHGPVVVHCSAGIGRSGTFCLADTCLLLMDKRKDPSSVDIKKVLLEMRKFRMGLIQTADQLRFSYLAVIEGAKFIMGDASVQDQWKELSHEDLEPPPEHVPPPPRPPKRVLEPHNGKCKGFFPNHQWVKNGAEEDTDGPVREGTRAPTAACSLESTSQDTEVRSRVVGGALRGPQAAFPAKEEPSPPEEHAGHALTHWKPFLLNMCVATVLTAGAYLCYRACFH comes from the exons GACATCCGCCACGAAGCCAGCGACTTCCCTTGCAGAGTGGCCAAGCTCCCTAAGAACAAAAACCGCAACAGGTACAGAGATGTCAGCCCCT TTGACCACAGCCGGATTAAGCTGCATCAAGAAGATAACGACTACATCAATGCCAGTTTGATAAAAATGGAAGAAGCCCAAAGGAGCTACATTCTTACCCAG GGCCCCTTGCCCAACACGTGCGGGCACTTCTGGGAGATGGTGTGGGAGCAGAAAAGCAGAGGCGTGGTTATGCTCAACCGGGTGATGGAGAAAGGCTCG TTAAAATGTGCACAGTACTGGCCacagagggaagaaaaagaaatgacgtTCGATGACACAAATCTGAAGTTGACCTTGGTCTCTGAAGATATCAAGTCCTACTACACAGTACGACAGCTAGAATTGGAAAACCTTACA ACTCAGGAAACACGAGAGATCTTACATTTCCACTACACCACGTGGCCTGACTTCGGAGTCCCCGAGTCACCAGCCTCCTTCCTGAACTTTCTTTTCAAAGTCCGCGAGTCGGGGTCGCTGAGCCCGGAGCACGGCCCCGTGGTGGTGCACTGCAGCGCGGGCATCGGCAGGTCCGGGACCTTCTGTCTGGCTGACACCTGCCTCCTGCTG ATGGACAAGAGGAAAGACCCTTCGTCCGTGGACATCAAGAAGGTGCTGCTGGAGATGCGGAAGTTCCGGATGGGGCTGATCCAGACGGCGGACCAGTTGCGCTTCTCCTACCTGGCCGTCATCGAAGGGGCCAAGTTCATCATGGGAGATGCCTCGGTGCAG GATCAGTGGAAGGAGCTCTCCCACGAGGACCTCGAGCCCCCACCTGAGCACGTGCCCCCACCTCCCCGGCCGCCCAAGCGGGTCCTAGAGCCCCACAACGGGAAGTGCAAGGGCTTCTTCCCCAATCACCAGTGGGTGAAGAATGGGGCCGAGGAGGATACGGATGGCCCCGTCCGGGAAGGAACCAGAGCCCCGACTGCTGCCTGTAGCTTGGAAAG CACGAGTCAAGACACTGAAGTTAGGAGTCGCGTCGTGGGGGGCGCCCTGCGAGGCCCCCAGGCTGCGTTCCCCGCCAAGGAGGAGCCGTCGCCGCCCGAGGAGCACGCGGGCCACGCACTGACTCACTGGAAGCCCTTCCTGCTCAACATGTGCGTGGCCACGGTCCTCACGGCCGGCGCCTACCTCTGCTACAGGGCCTGCTTCCACTGA
- the PTPN1 gene encoding tyrosine-protein phosphatase non-receptor type 1 isoform X2: MEEAQRSYILTQGPLPNTCGHFWEMVWEQKSRGVVMLNRVMEKGSLKCAQYWPQREEKEMTFDDTNLKLTLVSEDIKSYYTVRQLELENLTTQETREILHFHYTTWPDFGVPESPASFLNFLFKVRESGSLSPEHGPVVVHCSAGIGRSGTFCLADTCLLLMDKRKDPSSVDIKKVLLEMRKFRMGLIQTADQLRFSYLAVIEGAKFIMGDASVQDQWKELSHEDLEPPPEHVPPPPRPPKRVLEPHNGKCKGFFPNHQWVKNGAEEDTDGPVREGTRAPTAACSLESTSQDTEVRSRVVGGALRGPQAAFPAKEEPSPPEEHAGHALTHWKPFLLNMCVATVLTAGAYLCYRACFH; the protein is encoded by the exons ATGGAAGAAGCCCAAAGGAGCTACATTCTTACCCAG GGCCCCTTGCCCAACACGTGCGGGCACTTCTGGGAGATGGTGTGGGAGCAGAAAAGCAGAGGCGTGGTTATGCTCAACCGGGTGATGGAGAAAGGCTCG TTAAAATGTGCACAGTACTGGCCacagagggaagaaaaagaaatgacgtTCGATGACACAAATCTGAAGTTGACCTTGGTCTCTGAAGATATCAAGTCCTACTACACAGTACGACAGCTAGAATTGGAAAACCTTACA ACTCAGGAAACACGAGAGATCTTACATTTCCACTACACCACGTGGCCTGACTTCGGAGTCCCCGAGTCACCAGCCTCCTTCCTGAACTTTCTTTTCAAAGTCCGCGAGTCGGGGTCGCTGAGCCCGGAGCACGGCCCCGTGGTGGTGCACTGCAGCGCGGGCATCGGCAGGTCCGGGACCTTCTGTCTGGCTGACACCTGCCTCCTGCTG ATGGACAAGAGGAAAGACCCTTCGTCCGTGGACATCAAGAAGGTGCTGCTGGAGATGCGGAAGTTCCGGATGGGGCTGATCCAGACGGCGGACCAGTTGCGCTTCTCCTACCTGGCCGTCATCGAAGGGGCCAAGTTCATCATGGGAGATGCCTCGGTGCAG GATCAGTGGAAGGAGCTCTCCCACGAGGACCTCGAGCCCCCACCTGAGCACGTGCCCCCACCTCCCCGGCCGCCCAAGCGGGTCCTAGAGCCCCACAACGGGAAGTGCAAGGGCTTCTTCCCCAATCACCAGTGGGTGAAGAATGGGGCCGAGGAGGATACGGATGGCCCCGTCCGGGAAGGAACCAGAGCCCCGACTGCTGCCTGTAGCTTGGAAAG CACGAGTCAAGACACTGAAGTTAGGAGTCGCGTCGTGGGGGGCGCCCTGCGAGGCCCCCAGGCTGCGTTCCCCGCCAAGGAGGAGCCGTCGCCGCCCGAGGAGCACGCGGGCCACGCACTGACTCACTGGAAGCCCTTCCTGCTCAACATGTGCGTGGCCACGGTCCTCACGGCCGGCGCCTACCTCTGCTACAGGGCCTGCTTCCACTGA